Proteins encoded by one window of Flexibacter flexilis DSM 6793:
- a CDS encoding acyltransferase has product MKNIIIRFYTWSVRTILFFLPETEKVNLFRGWLYSWVLKDCKGDFRVGHDVLLKNPQWISVGYGVHINMGCQLMGGNITIGDRVLFGPMVLVAAGNHTFDGKDYFTGFERGHIHIGSGCWIGGNSSLLMGTNIPNGCVVGGLVLFVQNLFQKKIV; this is encoded by the coding sequence ATGAAAAATATAATAATTCGTTTTTATACATGGTCAGTACGAACCATCTTGTTTTTCTTGCCAGAAACAGAAAAAGTTAATTTATTCAGGGGATGGCTTTATAGTTGGGTTCTCAAAGATTGTAAAGGAGACTTTAGAGTAGGGCATGATGTACTGCTAAAAAATCCTCAGTGGATAAGTGTTGGCTATGGAGTGCATATTAATATGGGATGTCAATTAATGGGTGGCAATATTACAATAGGCGATAGAGTTTTGTTTGGGCCAATGGTGTTAGTTGCTGCTGGTAATCATACTTTTGATGGAAAAGATTATTTTACAGGCTTTGAGCGAGGGCATATTCATATAGGAAGTGGTTGCTGGATAGGCGGCAATAGTTCTTTATTGATGGGAACAAATATACCAAATGGATGTGTGGTGGGGGGGCTGGTTCTGTTTGTACAAAACCTTTTTCAGAAGAAAATAGTGTAA
- a CDS encoding glycosyltransferase family 2 protein, translated as MFSICIPNYNYEKYLGRTIQSVLSQTEQDFEIVIADNKSTDSSVAIVEDFIKQGKNLRYVINSCNVGFAGNLDRAGALAKEPYCIMLSSDDLMRSNALAEYKKFIQLIGNKPVAFSSRIGIIDPDDKPTTSTTHGGRNANLWKESDIDQSLTAAMGYKIYKISADEMLKRCILYSANPLDFLATCFSREAYEGVGGYGSSRIINPDKWFHLKLLAEVEYVYLLDVKLFDYRIHPNNQTAQQASSGHLKYMVDEYRTSMEIDARMLQKSGLTTTQVQEAFVKNTIFKHGIGELSKGFWLKSLRILFMGLATYPSKVAFNKYFIVYVLLLLLGPVGIAITNLVRGQYKK; from the coding sequence ATGTTTTCGATTTGTATTCCTAATTATAATTACGAAAAATACTTGGGGCGTACTATTCAAAGTGTGCTGAGTCAAACAGAACAAGATTTTGAAATAGTTATTGCTGATAATAAAAGCACTGATAGTTCTGTGGCTATTGTGGAAGATTTTATTAAACAAGGCAAGAATTTACGCTATGTAATAAACTCGTGTAATGTAGGCTTTGCAGGCAATCTGGACAGAGCAGGTGCATTGGCAAAAGAGCCTTATTGCATTATGCTTTCTTCGGATGATTTGATGCGTTCAAACGCATTGGCAGAATATAAAAAATTTATACAATTAATTGGTAATAAGCCTGTTGCTTTTTCGTCAAGAATCGGAATTATAGATCCTGATGATAAGCCAACCACATCCACTACGCACGGAGGGCGCAATGCTAATCTTTGGAAAGAGTCAGATATAGACCAATCTTTAACGGCCGCAATGGGGTATAAAATATATAAAATAAGTGCAGATGAGATGTTAAAACGCTGTATTTTATATTCTGCTAACCCACTTGATTTTTTAGCTACATGTTTCTCTCGTGAAGCCTATGAAGGGGTAGGGGGGTATGGTAGCAGTCGTATCATCAATCCAGATAAGTGGTTTCATTTAAAGTTATTGGCTGAAGTAGAATATGTATATTTACTTGATGTTAAGTTGTTTGATTATCGGATACATCCTAATAATCAGACGGCACAACAAGCAAGCTCTGGGCATTTGAAGTATATGGTGGATGAATATCGCACGTCTATGGAAATAGATGCGCGTATGCTTCAGAAATCAGGTTTGACTACTACACAAGTACAAGAGGCCTTTGTGAAAAATACAATCTTTAAACATGGGATTGGAGAGTTATCGAAGGGCTTTTGGCTTAAGTCTTTACGGATACTTTTTATGGGTTTGGCAACATATCCCTCGAAAGTGGCCTTTAACAAATATTTTATTGTTTATGTATTGTTGTTATTGTTAGGGCCTGTAGGTATTGCTATTACAAATTTAGTAAGGGGGCAGTATAAAAAATAA
- a CDS encoding glycosyltransferase family 4 protein produces the protein MKVLHVLNAVSGGSAYSTFELIEQLKKQGIDSYLVCEKNGTQARRDEIKKMLGGKVIFLPLYRANDKIRTVLWKRPLLEMKLSLGTLRGHKFQAQLAQIVRDEKIDIVHTSTAVNTEGAILAQKMGLPHIWHIRELVGDDKHYQFGNHQKWVQTIEKQSAMIVANSNVTYDCIAPFMADTNKICTIPNAIDVQKFKPKTHTNSIDKKIVVGMVASLDARWKNHTLFVKIAGKLKTLSNVEFRIYGKIPPTTDAYWLELNALKKSLGLSDEQFKFMGHGTKPEVFWAEIDIMVHPNRFESFGRVFVEAMAAAIPVIGLNEGGALQMVRDGYNGFLVPENDIAYICDKIKLLTEDSALRQQLGNAGRVTVEQDFDMPILGKRIKALYEQILHSHSHK, from the coding sequence ATGAAAGTCTTGCACGTATTAAATGCCGTATCGGGTGGTTCTGCCTATTCGACATTCGAGCTCATCGAGCAACTCAAAAAACAAGGAATCGACTCATATTTGGTCTGTGAAAAAAACGGCACACAAGCTCGCCGCGATGAAATAAAAAAAATGTTGGGTGGTAAAGTCATCTTTTTGCCATTGTATAGAGCAAATGACAAAATCAGAACGGTACTTTGGAAGCGTCCGCTTTTGGAAATGAAATTGAGCTTAGGCACGTTACGCGGTCATAAGTTTCAGGCTCAATTAGCCCAAATTGTTAGAGACGAAAAAATTGATATAGTGCATACCTCTACGGCTGTCAATACGGAAGGGGCTATTTTGGCTCAAAAAATGGGATTGCCGCACATTTGGCATATTCGCGAGTTGGTCGGCGATGATAAGCATTATCAGTTTGGAAATCATCAGAAATGGGTACAAACCATTGAGAAACAGTCTGCTATGATTGTTGCTAACTCCAATGTAACTTATGATTGCATTGCCCCTTTTATGGCTGATACGAATAAGATTTGTACGATCCCCAATGCCATAGATGTACAAAAGTTTAAACCGAAGACGCATACTAATTCTATTGATAAAAAAATAGTAGTTGGGATGGTTGCTTCGCTGGATGCTCGCTGGAAAAACCATACGTTATTTGTCAAAATAGCAGGAAAACTCAAGACTTTATCGAATGTAGAGTTTAGAATTTATGGGAAAATTCCGCCGACCACAGATGCCTATTGGCTTGAATTAAATGCGCTGAAAAAAAGTTTAGGTTTGTCGGACGAACAATTTAAGTTTATGGGGCATGGCACAAAACCTGAAGTTTTTTGGGCAGAAATAGACATCATGGTTCACCCCAACAGATTTGAATCTTTCGGGCGCGTATTTGTGGAGGCGATGGCCGCGGCTATTCCTGTCATAGGGCTTAATGAGGGCGGTGCTTTGCAAATGGTACGCGACGGTTATAATGGTTTTCTTGTCCCAGAAAATGACATAGCATATATTTGCGATAAAATTAAATTATTGACTGAGGATTCTGCCTTGCGTCAGCAGCTTGGTAATGCTGGCAGAGTTACGGTGGAGCAGGATTTTGATATGCCTATTTTGGGCAAAAGAATAAAAGCACTTTACGAGCAAATACTTCATTCACATTCACACAAATAA
- a CDS encoding glycosyltransferase family 2 protein, whose protein sequence is MKIIVPMAGRGSRFADRGYQTPKPLIEVAGKPMVLWAIKSLEKFDYSEIIFVVLLEHQERYDVVSLITQAIGDKAKFVFLEDVTQGQLCTVLAAEAYLNSSEDVLIAASDTYIKSEMASHIADKVSDCKGLISVANLAGSQWSFARTDEKGKVVEVAEKVRISDHASTGLYYFSDGSQLVSLAKEMIANQETTRGEYYVIPVYQKIIAQGGLVGISQADEMWDMGTPEAKAQFEAYLQTNIL, encoded by the coding sequence ATGAAAATTATTGTCCCGATGGCGGGCAGAGGCTCGCGTTTTGCTGATAGAGGCTACCAAACGCCCAAACCCTTGATAGAAGTGGCTGGCAAACCAATGGTTTTGTGGGCTATTAAGAGTTTAGAGAAATTCGATTATTCAGAAATAATTTTTGTGGTGCTGCTCGAGCATCAGGAGCGTTATGATGTAGTATCTCTTATTACGCAGGCCATCGGCGATAAAGCTAAATTTGTATTTTTGGAAGACGTAACACAAGGCCAATTGTGTACGGTGTTGGCTGCGGAAGCATATCTTAACTCTTCGGAAGATGTACTAATTGCTGCCTCAGACACTTATATTAAATCTGAAATGGCGAGTCATATTGCCGACAAAGTATCTGATTGTAAGGGACTTATTTCTGTGGCCAATTTGGCGGGCAGCCAGTGGAGTTTTGCCCGAACCGACGAAAAAGGTAAAGTGGTAGAAGTGGCCGAAAAAGTCCGTATTTCAGACCATGCCAGTACGGGTTTGTATTATTTCTCGGACGGCTCTCAACTGGTGAGTTTGGCCAAAGAAATGATAGCCAATCAAGAAACGACACGCGGAGAATACTATGTCATTCCTGTTTATCAGAAAATTATAGCGCAAGGCGGATTGGTGGGCATTTCGCAAGCCGACGAAATGTGGGATATGGGTACGCCTGAGGCTAAAGCCCAATTTGAAGCCTATTTGCAAACCAATATTTTATAA
- a CDS encoding HAD hydrolase family protein, which yields MRIVIDLDGTLCPIRQKHEKYAELPPLPHAVERMKELKAQGHYLIISTARNMATCEANVGKVMKNVGKITLEWLDKHDIPYDEIFFGKPNAELYIDDRALRFHSWAEVTDELLEDLRKEK from the coding sequence ATGAGAATTGTAATTGACCTCGACGGCACACTTTGCCCCATTCGCCAAAAACACGAAAAATATGCAGAATTGCCGCCATTGCCGCACGCCGTAGAGCGCATGAAAGAGCTAAAAGCACAAGGCCATTATTTGATTATCAGTACGGCACGTAATATGGCTACTTGCGAGGCTAACGTAGGAAAGGTAATGAAAAACGTAGGTAAAATTACGCTGGAATGGCTCGACAAACACGATATTCCGTATGATGAAATTTTCTTCGGAAAACCCAATGCCGAGTTGTACATAGATGACCGTGCTTTGCGCTTTCATTCGTGGGCAGAAGTAACAGACGAACTTTTGGAAGATTTGCGTAAAGAAAAATAA
- a CDS encoding sugar phosphate nucleotidyltransferase gives MNSNSPAIILCGGNINYSNLPIGTNVSNAMIPVNGKPVIGWILDDLIAKNILQVVVVLQTQNHQLYNFLSWAYQGRIQVDFAFVNEAGTILTSLLNGLNAINQPCGVHIILGDTLIQDNVSSDTDFVFVGQYDTPRNWCLVEADKQGLIQQFYDKSKEKIHKAGLTALTGYYHLTDITLAKKATREAINSGAKELSVMLDFYNKQRKIKIQPAQRWFDFGHIDHFVQAKRSLLQSRFFNSLQIDPVLSTVTKRSQKSAKLADELNWYKLLPEQLKLLTPRIIEQETSDNEVIITQEYYGYPNMAELYLYGNLDGQIWNTALQNLFKVHKLISSYKGELMPEEIADMYWAKTLERMDMLREQEPEWRTWLEADTLTINGQTFQNFNLLRERIEQKANALAANAQATVLHGDYCLSNILYDINNHIVRLIDPRGSFGKAGIYGDPRYDVAKLRHSICGLYDYIIADIFSFAQLSDTDFEYSIYANDSYADAAAAFDEQVVANNYDLHEIKFIEGLLFVSMVPYHQGKPMRQKLMYLTGIQLLNQVL, from the coding sequence ATGAATTCAAATTCTCCTGCTATTATTCTTTGCGGAGGAAATATTAATTATTCCAATCTGCCTATCGGAACCAACGTGTCCAATGCCATGATTCCTGTCAATGGCAAGCCTGTAATCGGCTGGATATTAGATGATTTGATAGCTAAAAATATACTACAAGTGGTGGTGGTATTGCAAACCCAAAACCATCAATTATATAATTTTTTGTCTTGGGCTTACCAAGGCCGTATTCAAGTTGATTTTGCTTTTGTCAATGAAGCAGGCACGATTCTTACTTCTCTGCTCAATGGCCTGAATGCCATTAACCAACCCTGCGGCGTGCATATTATCTTGGGCGATACGCTTATTCAAGATAACGTCAGCTCTGATACAGACTTTGTGTTTGTGGGGCAATACGATACGCCTCGCAATTGGTGTTTGGTAGAAGCTGATAAACAGGGACTTATTCAGCAGTTTTATGATAAAAGCAAAGAAAAAATACATAAAGCTGGCCTGACTGCTCTGACGGGTTATTATCATTTGACAGATATTACGTTGGCCAAAAAAGCAACCAGAGAGGCCATTAACAGCGGGGCAAAAGAGCTAAGTGTTATGCTTGATTTTTATAACAAGCAGCGAAAAATCAAGATACAACCTGCTCAACGTTGGTTTGATTTTGGGCATATAGATCATTTCGTGCAAGCCAAACGCAGCCTGTTGCAATCTCGTTTTTTCAACTCGTTGCAAATAGACCCTGTACTTTCTACGGTTACCAAACGCAGCCAAAAAAGTGCGAAGTTAGCCGACGAACTGAATTGGTATAAACTTCTTCCCGAACAACTTAAATTGCTTACACCTCGCATTATTGAGCAAGAAACATCTGATAATGAGGTGATTATTACGCAAGAATATTATGGCTATCCTAATATGGCCGAGTTGTATTTGTACGGCAATCTGGATGGACAAATTTGGAATACTGCGTTGCAAAACTTGTTTAAGGTTCACAAACTTATCAGTAGCTATAAGGGCGAGTTAATGCCCGAAGAGATTGCCGATATGTATTGGGCTAAAACGCTGGAGCGTATGGATATGCTCAGAGAGCAAGAACCCGAATGGCGCACATGGCTAGAAGCAGATACGCTCACTATTAATGGCCAAACATTCCAAAATTTCAACTTGCTGCGTGAGCGTATTGAACAGAAAGCCAATGCGTTGGCGGCTAATGCGCAGGCTACAGTTTTACATGGCGACTATTGTTTGTCAAATATTTTGTATGATATAAATAATCATATTGTAAGGCTTATCGACCCGCGTGGTAGCTTTGGTAAGGCTGGTATTTATGGCGACCCGCGTTATGACGTAGCAAAATTGCGTCATAGTATTTGTGGGCTATATGACTATATCATTGCGGATATTTTTAGTTTTGCGCAGCTTTCGGACACTGACTTTGAGTATAGCATTTATGCCAATGATAGTTATGCCGATGCCGCCGCCGCTTTTGATGAGCAGGTAGTGGCCAACAACTACGATTTGCATGAGATTAAGTTTATAGAAGGATTGCTTTTCGTTTCGATGGTGCCATATCATCAGGGCAAACCGATGCGTCAGAAATTGATGTATTTAACTGGCATTCAGTTGCTTAATCAGGTTTTGTAA
- a CDS encoding acyltransferase, whose product MIQKIWYRWEFTFLPRIKKKFNYNQIYAHHLQRVCKQVGKGLKVNGQIKGFGKHVTLGDHVNFNPNVTLVGSGEVRIGSYFHTGSNLTIISTNHNYENTNAIPYGPERIDKPVIIKDFVWLGNNVTIIPGITIGEGAIVAAGSVVAKDVPDFAIVGGNPAKIIKYRNIEEFQAHKAAGRFH is encoded by the coding sequence TTGATACAAAAAATTTGGTATCGTTGGGAGTTTACATTTTTACCACGAATCAAAAAGAAGTTTAATTATAATCAAATATACGCTCATCATTTGCAACGCGTATGCAAGCAAGTGGGTAAAGGATTGAAAGTCAATGGTCAAATAAAAGGATTTGGTAAGCATGTTACTTTGGGTGATCATGTAAATTTTAACCCCAATGTTACATTAGTCGGAAGTGGGGAAGTGCGCATCGGAAGTTATTTTCATACGGGTTCTAATCTTACGATTATTTCTACCAATCATAACTACGAAAACACAAATGCTATTCCTTACGGCCCCGAGCGTATAGACAAACCTGTTATTATCAAAGATTTTGTGTGGTTAGGTAATAATGTTACAATTATACCTGGTATCACCATTGGCGAAGGTGCTATCGTGGCGGCTGGCTCTGTGGTTGCTAAAGATGTACCTGATTTTGCTATTGTGGGTGGCAATCCCGCTAAAATTATTAAATATAGAAATATTGAGGAGTTTCAGGCGCATAAAGCGGCTGGGCGTTTTCATTAG
- a CDS encoding lipopolysaccharide biosynthesis protein, with amino-acid sequence MSLLSKLKELGKDTSIYGMSKVLSQLLNFILVPIYTGYLSPSDYGILAMTTLYSSLFTPVVNMGLTSAVFRFMTYTETDEERKQIISTGHIAVISLALMGLALSLLFLPHINAILLNKDIPTSYLSIAVFTAFFSAIDAMPLAILRIERKAKKVATISLVNLMLSMGTTILLVIVFKFGVYGSLYGLLIANVMTAIYMFSQVTRPNFRYFSWAELKRMLGFGLPAVPHHLQAIGMSMYGQFMVKTMLSIEQAGLYNIAWKFTMPLVMITNAVQQSWGPYKFHLHKSEGEKAAFTFGSIFNYYLAAILFVFTMMALWMPYVFVWSVNSKFYEAASLLVYLSLIPICTGLYWMLGTGIELGKSMKLLPFISFSGFMVTFLTAALFINKFGTAGAGIATSCGWLTMAVLVYFYAQSIFKVAYDWLSVLACLLVAAAVIFANNYWASDLGIWPKFGLRLLLSIGFVLGIAIVFFRNKSESARMRQALNVLKNRKKKNKNVA; translated from the coding sequence ATGTCATTACTAAGTAAATTAAAAGAGTTAGGAAAAGATACGTCTATTTATGGCATGAGTAAAGTGTTGAGTCAGCTGCTCAACTTTATTCTTGTTCCTATTTATACGGGGTATTTATCGCCATCTGATTACGGAATTTTGGCGATGACTACGCTTTATTCCTCGTTATTTACGCCAGTAGTTAATATGGGGCTGACTTCGGCGGTTTTTCGTTTTATGACCTATACGGAAACCGATGAGGAGCGTAAACAAATTATTAGCACAGGACATATTGCCGTAATTAGCTTGGCTCTGATGGGCTTGGCCTTATCATTACTTTTTTTACCACATATAAATGCTATTCTTTTAAATAAAGACATTCCTACGAGTTACTTGTCTATTGCAGTTTTTACGGCTTTTTTTAGTGCGATTGATGCCATGCCATTGGCTATTTTGCGTATTGAGCGAAAAGCCAAAAAAGTAGCAACCATTTCTTTGGTAAACCTGATGCTATCCATGGGAACTACGATTTTGTTAGTAATCGTGTTCAAGTTTGGGGTTTATGGCTCGCTTTATGGCCTATTGATTGCCAATGTAATGACGGCTATCTATATGTTTAGCCAAGTAACACGCCCTAATTTTAGATATTTCTCATGGGCAGAACTCAAGCGAATGCTAGGTTTCGGTTTGCCAGCAGTACCGCATCATTTACAGGCCATTGGCATGAGTATGTACGGGCAATTTATGGTAAAAACAATGCTTAGTATTGAGCAAGCAGGTTTGTATAATATTGCATGGAAGTTCACGATGCCTTTGGTGATGATAACCAATGCCGTGCAGCAATCTTGGGGCCCTTACAAATTTCATTTGCATAAGTCTGAGGGTGAAAAAGCCGCATTTACGTTTGGGTCAATTTTTAACTATTATTTGGCTGCCATTTTGTTTGTCTTTACGATGATGGCTTTATGGATGCCTTATGTATTCGTATGGTCTGTGAACTCCAAATTTTATGAAGCAGCATCGTTATTGGTGTATTTGTCATTGATTCCTATTTGTACGGGACTGTATTGGATGCTGGGTACGGGTATTGAGCTTGGAAAATCCATGAAATTACTTCCGTTTATTAGTTTTTCGGGATTTATGGTTACTTTTCTAACAGCCGCCCTATTTATCAATAAATTTGGAACGGCAGGTGCGGGTATTGCTACTTCGTGCGGCTGGCTAACGATGGCAGTGTTAGTGTATTTTTATGCCCAAAGTATTTTTAAAGTTGCTTATGATTGGCTCTCTGTTTTGGCTTGTTTGTTAGTGGCTGCTGCTGTCATTTTTGCTAATAATTATTGGGCTTCTGACTTGGGTATATGGCCAAAATTTGGTTTACGATTACTATTGTCTATTGGTTTTGTGTTGGGTATCGCTATTGTTTTTTTCCGCAATAAGTCTGAGTCGGCACGCATGAGGCAAGCCCTGAATGTTCTAAAAAACAGAAAAAAGAAGAATAAAAATGTCGCTTAG
- a CDS encoding DUF6044 family protein, which yields MIKVSNKYSIYFASFVLFGVLVVYFLPYIIYGENAHILIHDNLDSNVIWLKTLADNDLFFASNFFPVQQIMNGVPRLSFGTELNIISLLFEYCSPFYAILLNQFIIRIVAYCGMFVLLKKHIMKDVDFSNLQNLIILLGLSSCFALLPFWPSAGLSVAGQPFLLSAFLNIKKGNYSYKDYLFIVFFPFYSVLVLAGIFILLALGLLFCIDFLQRKSIQKQYLLAIGLLCIFYVVVDYRLFMMVLLPSDFVPHRVEFNLITAGATNPKLLPEWFKLLSSGHFHASINSKIILVTAFISVLLSLVLKKYKVDKTAYLLIASMLFISFFSALWLYNPIVEIHQKYVVFRAFRLERLFFILPIITYIFVAIAIKPYLNYKYVGWVFVIVLIFQLFYLYKTSYQYKNITKKDINNVNFVPTYAQFYDKELFDGIKKYINKPLSSYKVASVGLHPAVTQYNSFYTVDGYVSNYPLSYKHWFGSVIAKELTKNEDIKQYFIGFGSRCYIFSSELGIDLNYYKNNNKEIQHLDLDYQKMKEAGCLYLISAVKINTANNLAIQLEHIFESDNSCYRIFLYKIK from the coding sequence ATGATTAAGGTATCAAATAAATATAGCATATATTTTGCGTCCTTTGTGCTTTTTGGGGTTTTAGTTGTCTATTTTTTGCCATATATTATTTATGGAGAAAATGCACATATTTTAATTCATGATAATCTGGATTCTAATGTTATTTGGCTTAAAACACTGGCAGATAATGACTTGTTTTTTGCTTCTAATTTCTTCCCTGTACAACAAATTATGAATGGGGTTCCTCGTTTATCTTTTGGCACAGAGCTTAATATAATAAGCTTATTATTTGAGTATTGTTCTCCATTTTATGCAATATTACTGAATCAGTTCATAATCCGTATAGTAGCTTATTGTGGAATGTTTGTTTTACTAAAAAAACATATAATGAAAGATGTTGATTTTAGTAATTTACAAAATTTAATTATACTACTTGGATTGAGTTCTTGTTTTGCCTTATTACCATTTTGGCCATCGGCGGGTTTATCTGTCGCAGGCCAGCCATTTTTGTTGTCAGCTTTTTTAAATATAAAAAAAGGAAACTATTCTTATAAAGACTATCTTTTTATTGTATTTTTTCCTTTTTATTCTGTTTTAGTATTAGCTGGGATATTTATATTATTGGCATTAGGGCTACTGTTTTGTATTGATTTTTTACAAAGAAAATCAATACAAAAACAGTATTTATTGGCTATTGGCCTACTGTGTATTTTCTATGTTGTTGTAGATTATCGATTATTTATGATGGTATTACTACCGTCTGATTTTGTTCCTCATAGAGTAGAATTCAATTTGATTACTGCAGGAGCGACCAACCCTAAATTATTGCCAGAATGGTTTAAATTGCTTTCTTCAGGCCACTTTCATGCTAGTATTAATTCTAAAATAATATTAGTTACAGCATTTATAAGCGTTCTTTTATCTCTTGTTTTGAAAAAATATAAAGTAGATAAAACCGCTTATTTATTGATAGCATCAATGTTATTTATTAGTTTTTTTTCTGCATTATGGCTCTATAATCCAATAGTAGAAATACATCAAAAATATGTTGTATTTAGAGCATTTAGATTGGAACGTCTTTTCTTTATTCTGCCAATAATCACTTATATATTTGTTGCAATTGCGATTAAGCCATATCTAAATTATAAGTATGTTGGGTGGGTATTTGTAATCGTGCTTATATTCCAACTTTTTTATCTCTATAAAACCAGTTATCAATACAAAAACATTACAAAAAAAGATATTAATAATGTTAATTTTGTTCCTACGTATGCTCAATTTTATGACAAGGAACTTTTCGATGGGATAAAAAAATATATAAACAAACCATTGAGTTCTTATAAAGTGGCAAGTGTAGGGTTACATCCTGCTGTAACACAGTATAATTCATTTTATACTGTGGATGGTTATGTGTCCAATTATCCCTTGTCTTATAAACATTGGTTTGGCAGTGTTATTGCCAAAGAATTAACAAAAAATGAAGATATAAAACAGTATTTTATTGGATTTGGTAGTAGGTGTTATATCTTTTCCTCTGAATTGGGCATAGATTTAAATTACTACAAAAATAATAATAAAGAGATTCAGCATCTTGATTTGGATTATCAAAAAATGAAAGAGGCAGGTTGTTTGTATTTGATATCGGCAGTGAAGATAAATACGGCTAATAATCTAGCAATACAGTTAGAACATATTTTTGAGTCTGATAATAGTTGTTATCGTATTTTTTTGTATAAAATAAAATAA
- the rffA gene encoding dTDP-4-amino-4,6-dideoxygalactose transaminase, whose translation MIPFNKPYMTGKETEYIKEAVISGKISGDGVFTKKCNEFFEKELGFKKVLLTTSCTDALEMAAILIDLQPDDEVIMPSYTFVSTANAFVLRGAKLVFADSNADNPNLDADKIEALITPKTKAIVPVHYAGIACDMGKIMELAEKHNLYVIEDAAQAIDSFYVMPDGTKKPLGTIGHLAAFSFHETKNIISGEGGMLAINDERFVKRAEIIREKGTNRSSFFRGEVDKYGWVDVGSSFLPSDIIAAFLYAQLENMDAIQAQRRQIWQRYWDGLSPLVQQGKLRLPYLPDFATNNAHMFYIITKDLTERTALIAALKKENIHPVFHYLSLHTSPFYADKHDGRALPESDFYTDTLVRLPLYFELSEEQQTRVISEIVKFYN comes from the coding sequence ATGATTCCATTTAATAAGCCCTACATGACGGGCAAAGAAACTGAGTACATTAAAGAAGCCGTTATTTCTGGTAAAATCTCTGGTGATGGTGTTTTTACTAAAAAATGTAATGAATTTTTCGAAAAAGAATTAGGCTTTAAGAAAGTATTGCTCACTACTTCGTGTACTGATGCCTTAGAAATGGCCGCTATTCTGATTGATTTACAGCCAGATGACGAAGTGATTATGCCAAGCTATACGTTTGTTTCAACGGCTAACGCGTTTGTGTTGCGTGGAGCAAAGCTAGTTTTTGCGGATAGTAATGCTGATAATCCTAACCTTGATGCCGATAAAATTGAGGCCTTGATTACGCCAAAAACAAAAGCCATCGTGCCCGTGCATTATGCGGGGATTGCCTGCGATATGGGTAAAATTATGGAACTGGCCGAAAAACATAATTTGTATGTGATTGAAGATGCAGCGCAGGCTATTGATAGTTTCTATGTAATGCCTGACGGAACGAAGAAGCCTTTGGGTACGATAGGCCATTTGGCGGCATTTTCTTTCCACGAAACCAAAAATATTATTTCGGGTGAAGGCGGAATGTTGGCGATCAATGACGAACGTTTTGTAAAACGTGCTGAAATTATCCGCGAAAAAGGAACAAACCGTTCTTCCTTTTTTAGAGGTGAGGTAGATAAATATGGTTGGGTGGATGTGGGTTCTTCGTTCTTACCTTCTGATATTATTGCGGCGTTTTTGTATGCACAATTAGAAAATATGGACGCTATTCAGGCGCAACGCCGCCAGATTTGGCAACGTTATTGGGACGGTTTATCTCCGCTGGTGCAACAAGGTAAATTACGTCTGCCTTATTTGCCTGATTTTGCCACTAATAATGCGCATATGTTCTATATTATCACGAAAGATTTGACAGAAAGAACAGCATTGATTGCCGCATTAAAAAAAGAAAATATACATCCTGTTTTTCACTATTTATCATTGCATACAAGCCCATTTTATGCAGACAAACACGATGGAAGAGCGTTGCCAGAATCTGACTTTTATACGGATACATTGGTTCGTTTGCCTTTGTATTTTGAGCTTTCGGAAGAGCAGCAAACCCGTGTAATCAGTGAAATTGTAAAGTTTTATAATTAG